From one Bacteroides eggerthii genomic stretch:
- the ilvN gene encoding acetolactate synthase small subunit → MDKTLYTIIVHSENFAGLLNQVTAVFTRRQINIESLNVSASSIKGVHKYTITAWTDKDTIEKVTKQITKKIDVLQAHYFTDDEIYQHEIALYKLTTPTLEEKPEVSKVIRKYNARIVEVNSVFSIVEKNGMSEEITNLYEELSALGCVLQFVRSGRVAITTSCFERVNEYLADRETKYRQSKEQQGQ, encoded by the coding sequence ATGGACAAGACATTATATACAATTATCGTTCATTCGGAGAACTTTGCAGGTTTGCTGAATCAGGTAACGGCTGTTTTCACCCGCCGGCAAATCAATATCGAGAGCCTGAATGTTTCGGCATCCTCTATCAAGGGGGTACATAAATATACCATTACTGCCTGGACAGATAAAGACACTATCGAGAAGGTGACGAAACAAATCACCAAAAAGATAGATGTGTTGCAGGCGCACTATTTCACAGATGATGAAATCTACCAGCACGAGATTGCGCTCTACAAGCTGACGACTCCCACGCTGGAAGAAAAACCGGAAGTGTCTAAGGTGATCCGCAAATATAATGCGCGTATCGTAGAGGTTAACTCCGTATTCTCCATTGTGGAGAAAAACGGTATGAGTGAGGAAATAACCAATCTCTACGAAGAGCTGAGCGCTTTGGGGTGTGTGCTCCAGTTTGTGCGTTCCGGACGTGTTGCCATCACTACGAGCTGCTTTGAACGTGTCAACGAGTATCTGGCAGATCGTGAAACAAAATATCGTCAGAGTAAAGAACAACAAGGACAATGA
- the ilvC gene encoding ketol-acid reductoisomerase yields the protein MAQLNFGGVIENVMTREEFPLEKAREILKDETIAVIGYGVQGPGQACNLRDNGFNVIVGQRQGKTYEKAVADGWVPGETLFSIEDACQKGTVIMCLLSDAAVMSVWPTMKPYLTAGKALYFSHGFAITWSDRTGVVPPKDIDVIMVAPKGSGTSLRTMFLEGRGLNSSYAIYQDATGKALDRTLALGIGIGSGYLFETTFIREATSDLTGERGSLMGAIQGLLLAQYEVLRENGHTPSEAFNETVEELTQSLMPLFAKNGMDWMYANCSTTAQRGALDWMGPFHDAIKPVVQKLYQSVKSGNEAQISIDSNSKPDYREKLNAELKALRESEMWQTAVTVRKLRPENN from the coding sequence ATGGCACAATTGAATTTTGGCGGTGTTATTGAGAATGTAATGACCCGCGAAGAATTTCCTTTGGAAAAAGCACGTGAGATTTTAAAGGATGAAACAATCGCAGTTATCGGTTATGGTGTACAAGGTCCCGGTCAGGCTTGCAACCTGCGCGACAATGGTTTCAACGTAATCGTAGGCCAGCGTCAGGGTAAGACTTACGAGAAGGCAGTGGCAGACGGATGGGTTCCGGGTGAAACTCTGTTCAGCATTGAGGATGCTTGCCAAAAGGGTACTGTCATCATGTGCCTGTTGTCCGATGCGGCCGTTATGTCTGTATGGCCCACGATGAAACCGTACCTGACGGCCGGAAAGGCACTTTACTTCTCTCATGGTTTCGCTATCACATGGAGTGACCGTACGGGTGTGGTTCCTCCCAAGGATATTGACGTTATCATGGTTGCTCCTAAGGGATCGGGTACATCACTCCGTACAATGTTCCTCGAAGGCCGCGGCTTGAACTCTTCTTATGCTATCTATCAGGATGCTACCGGAAAGGCTTTGGACAGAACCCTTGCACTGGGCATCGGTATCGGTTCGGGTTATTTGTTCGAGACTACTTTCATTCGTGAAGCTACTTCCGACCTGACCGGTGAACGCGGTTCTTTGATGGGAGCTATCCAGGGATTGTTGTTGGCTCAGTACGAGGTTCTGCGTGAAAACGGCCACACTCCGTCGGAAGCGTTCAACGAAACAGTTGAGGAACTGACGCAGTCATTGATGCCGTTGTTTGCAAAGAACGGTATGGACTGGATGTATGCCAACTGCTCTACTACTGCCCAACGCGGTGCTCTCGACTGGATGGGACCGTTCCACGATGCTATCAAGCCGGTGGTGCAGAAGTTGTATCAGAGCGTTAAGTCGGGTAACGAAGCCCAGATTTCTATCGACAGCAACTCTAAGCCCGACTATCGTGAGAAACTGAATGCAGAGCTGAAAGCGTTGCGTGAGAGCGAGATGTGGCAGACTGCCGTAACGGTTCGCAAGCTCCGTCCGGAAAACAACTGA
- a CDS encoding acyl-[acyl-carrier-protein] thioesterase: MSENNKIGTYKFVAEPFHVDFTGRLTMGVLGNHLLNCAGFHATERGFGIATLNEDNYTWVLSRLAVELDEMPYQYEDFSIRTWVENVYRLFTDRNFAIIDKDGKKIGYARSVWAMISLNTRKPADLLTLHGGSIVDYVCDEPCPIEKPSRIKVASAEPASSLNAKYSDIDINGHVNSIRYIEHILDLFPIELYKESRIRRFEMAYVAESYYGDELTFYKDYAGDGAYDVEVKKNGSEVVCRSKVIFVKK, translated from the coding sequence ATGAGTGAAAATAACAAGATAGGTACTTATAAGTTTGTGGCCGAACCGTTTCATGTGGACTTCACCGGCCGCCTCACAATGGGGGTGCTTGGCAACCATCTGCTGAACTGTGCAGGATTTCATGCGACGGAACGCGGTTTCGGCATTGCAACCTTGAATGAGGATAATTATACATGGGTGCTTTCCCGGCTGGCTGTCGAACTGGACGAGATGCCGTACCAATACGAGGATTTTTCCATCCGGACATGGGTGGAGAATGTCTACCGCCTCTTCACCGACCGTAATTTTGCCATTATCGACAAGGACGGAAAGAAGATAGGATATGCCCGTTCCGTATGGGCGATGATCAGTCTCAATACCCGCAAACCCGCCGACCTGCTGACTTTGCATGGAGGCAGCATCGTGGATTATGTGTGCGACGAGCCTTGCCCCATTGAAAAGCCTTCGCGCATAAAGGTAGCTTCTGCGGAGCCGGCTTCTTCTCTCAATGCCAAGTATAGCGATATTGACATCAACGGACACGTAAACAGTATCCGCTATATCGAGCATATCCTCGATTTGTTCCCGATAGAACTGTATAAGGAGAGCCGCATCCGTCGTTTTGAAATGGCCTACGTAGCCGAGAGCTATTACGGTGACGAGCTCACTTTCTATAAGGACTATGCAGGCGACGGCGCGTATGATGTAGAAGTGAAAAAGAACGGCAGCGAAGTGGTTTGCCGTTCCAAAGTAATATTTGTAAAGAAATAA